Proteins from one Bacteroidales bacterium genomic window:
- a CDS encoding nucleotidyl transferase AbiEii/AbiGii toxin family protein: MENIMTLHENKETFSDAIRAASEHLGIRDEFVEKDYWVTLILKRLSQSEFKNKVIFKGGTSLSKVHKLINRFSEDVDLAILKSKGQTETQQRVMIRKVEKELTSGFTEIEIPNLTSKQKNFRKTAYNYDRITKNDSIGLHDKLILEINSFANPVPYNLHPVNSMIAQFLTETENIGPLTEFNLHPFELLVLDPRITLIEKILSLIRLSFYDDGVERIRAKVRHFYDIYYLINTPAFQDPENISRFRADFIRMFEEEKTRFFDPENWYNSDYTESPLFKNFTVIWDQIKYSYENDFRLLVFGEFPSSEEIVKQSIFLIELLG, from the coding sequence ATGGAGAATATCATGACACTGCATGAAAACAAAGAAACTTTTAGTGATGCAATACGAGCCGCCAGTGAGCATCTCGGGATCAGAGATGAATTTGTAGAAAAAGATTACTGGGTTACTCTTATTCTTAAAAGACTTTCTCAGTCTGAGTTCAAAAATAAGGTAATTTTTAAGGGAGGAACCTCACTTTCAAAGGTTCATAAGTTGATAAATAGATTTTCTGAGGATGTAGATCTTGCAATCCTAAAATCAAAAGGACAGACAGAAACTCAGCAGAGAGTTATGATCAGGAAGGTGGAGAAAGAATTAACTTCAGGTTTCACTGAAATAGAAATTCCAAACTTAACAAGTAAACAGAAAAACTTCCGGAAGACAGCTTACAATTACGATAGGATTACAAAAAATGATTCAATTGGCCTTCATGACAAATTAATACTTGAGATCAATTCATTTGCCAACCCTGTTCCGTATAATTTACATCCAGTAAACTCCATGATAGCTCAATTTCTAACCGAGACTGAAAACATTGGACCACTTACTGAATTTAATCTCCATCCATTCGAACTACTTGTTTTAGATCCAAGGATTACCCTTATTGAAAAAATTCTTTCGCTAATCAGGCTTTCTTTCTATGATGATGGTGTTGAAAGAATAAGAGCTAAAGTCCGGCATTTCTACGATATCTACTACTTAATAAATACTCCAGCATTCCAAGATCCTGAGAATATATCAAGGTTCAGAGCAGATTTTATAAGAATGTTTGAGGAGGAAAAAACCAGGTTTTTTGATCCGGAGAATTGGTATAACTCCGATTACACGGAATCACCTCTGTTTAAAAATTTTACTGTAATCTGGGATCAGATAAAATATTCATATGAAAATGATTTCAGACTATTGGTGTTTGGAGAATTCCCTTCAAGTGAGGAAATAGTCAAACAATCTATTTTCT